One genomic region from Frateuria soli encodes:
- the ispE gene encoding 4-(cytidine 5'-diphospho)-2-C-methyl-D-erythritol kinase — translation MAVTIARAMAAQVPALCAIERAALELFRAHRAWQAYAGMAIPPELLDAAVARGLVWVALEAGAPVGFVWLQDGMAGDAIEIAEIDVLPSHGRRGIGAALLEHACAWAREAGYGRVDLGTLADVPWNAPFYARHGFVTVDEADPAFARARERDRENGFPDSLRVFMSRALAAPARDEWTAWPAPAKLNLFLRIVGRRADGYHDLQTVFRLLDWGDELRVRVRPDAAIVRVNDVRGVPAEADLVVRAARLLQAETGVATGAEIAVDKRIPMGGGLGGGSSDAATTLVALNHLWACGLDEDALADLAHRLGADVPVFVRGRSAWAEGVGERLTPVALPRRWYVVLDPGEHVPTAALFQASELTRNAPPATISSFASGETAENAFEPVVRARHPKVAAALDWLSHFGRARLSGSGGCVFLEAASLAQARRVVRECPPAFAAQLAAGLEVSPLHRVLARHRARIVAPGQPLRA, via the coding sequence ATGGCAGTGACGATCGCGCGTGCCATGGCCGCGCAGGTGCCCGCGTTGTGCGCGATCGAGCGCGCCGCGCTGGAACTGTTCCGCGCCCACCGTGCGTGGCAGGCCTACGCGGGCATGGCGATTCCGCCCGAGTTGCTCGATGCGGCGGTTGCGCGCGGCCTGGTCTGGGTAGCGCTCGAAGCGGGCGCGCCGGTCGGTTTCGTGTGGCTGCAGGACGGAATGGCCGGGGACGCCATCGAAATCGCCGAGATCGACGTGCTGCCGTCGCACGGTCGCCGCGGGATCGGCGCCGCACTGCTCGAACACGCCTGTGCCTGGGCGCGCGAGGCGGGTTACGGTCGCGTCGACCTGGGTACGCTGGCGGATGTGCCGTGGAATGCGCCGTTCTACGCCAGGCACGGCTTCGTCACGGTGGACGAGGCGGACCCGGCGTTCGCCCGCGCCCGCGAGCGCGACCGCGAAAACGGGTTTCCCGATTCCCTGCGCGTGTTCATGTCGCGCGCGCTTGCCGCGCCCGCTCGCGACGAATGGACCGCCTGGCCCGCCCCGGCCAAGCTCAACCTGTTCCTGCGCATCGTCGGCCGCCGTGCGGACGGCTATCACGACCTGCAGACCGTATTCCGCCTGCTCGACTGGGGCGATGAGCTGCGCGTGCGCGTGCGACCCGACGCCGCCATCGTGCGCGTGAACGACGTTCGCGGCGTTCCGGCCGAGGCCGACCTGGTGGTACGCGCCGCGCGCTTGCTGCAGGCGGAAACCGGCGTGGCGACGGGGGCCGAGATCGCCGTGGACAAGCGCATCCCGATGGGGGGCGGCCTCGGCGGCGGCAGCTCCGACGCTGCCACCACGCTGGTTGCGCTCAACCACCTGTGGGCCTGCGGCCTGGATGAGGACGCGCTGGCCGACCTGGCGCACCGGCTGGGCGCCGACGTGCCGGTGTTCGTGCGTGGCCGCTCGGCCTGGGCCGAGGGCGTGGGCGAGCGGCTTACCCCCGTCGCGCTGCCACGGCGCTGGTACGTGGTGCTTGACCCGGGCGAACACGTGCCCACCGCGGCCTTGTTTCAAGCGTCTGAATTGACACGAAATGCACCGCCGGCGACAATTTCGTCCTTTGCTTCCGGCGAAACGGCGGAAAACGCGTTCGAGCCGGTCGTGCGCGCGCGACACCCGAAGGTGGCCGCGGCGCTGGACTGGCTCTCGCATTTCGGCCGCGCCCGGCTTTCCGGCAGCGGCGGGTGCGTTTTCCTGGAAGCCGCCTCGCTCGCGCAGGCGCGCCGGGTGGTGCGTGAGTGTCCTCCGGCATTCGCGGCACAACTTGCCGCGGGGCTGGAGGTTTCGCCCCTGCATCGGGTCCTCGCGCGCCATCGCGCGAGGATCGTGGCGCCGGGGCAGCCGTTACGGGCTTGA
- a CDS encoding ribose-phosphate diphosphokinase has product MLFTGNAHRALAEDVAQRLGVPLGKALVGKFSDGEVQIEIEENVRKQEVFVLQPTGAPSAENLIEMLALVDALKRASADSVTAVMPYFGYARQDRRPRSARVPITAKMVATLIGTAGVDRVLTVDLHADQIQGFFDIPVDNVYASPILLADIWRNHSMDDLIVVSPDVGGVVRARAIAKRLDDADLAIIDKRRPKANVATVMNIIGEVDGKTCVLVDDIVDTAGTLCAAAAALKERGARKVVAYCVHPVLSGAAIGNIENSQLDQLVVTNTLPLRPEAQSCGKIRQLSVAELLAETIRRIAFGESVSSLYVD; this is encoded by the coding sequence ATGCTCTTCACCGGCAATGCCCACCGCGCCCTGGCCGAGGACGTCGCGCAGCGACTCGGCGTGCCCTTGGGCAAGGCGCTGGTCGGCAAGTTCAGCGACGGCGAAGTGCAGATCGAGATCGAGGAGAACGTCCGCAAGCAGGAAGTGTTCGTGCTGCAGCCGACCGGCGCGCCGAGCGCGGAGAACCTGATCGAGATGCTCGCCCTGGTCGATGCGCTCAAGCGCGCCTCGGCCGACAGCGTCACCGCGGTGATGCCGTACTTCGGCTACGCCCGCCAGGATCGCCGCCCGCGCTCGGCGCGCGTGCCGATCACCGCCAAGATGGTGGCCACCCTGATCGGTACTGCCGGCGTCGACCGCGTGCTCACGGTCGACCTGCACGCCGACCAGATCCAGGGCTTCTTCGACATCCCGGTCGACAACGTCTACGCCTCGCCGATCCTGCTGGCGGACATCTGGCGCAACCACTCGATGGACGACCTGATCGTGGTCAGCCCCGACGTCGGCGGCGTGGTGCGCGCCCGCGCGATCGCCAAGCGGCTGGACGATGCGGACCTGGCGATCATCGACAAGCGCCGTCCGAAGGCCAACGTCGCCACGGTGATGAACATCATCGGCGAGGTCGACGGCAAGACGTGCGTGCTGGTCGACGACATCGTCGACACCGCCGGTACCCTGTGCGCCGCGGCCGCGGCCCTGAAGGAGCGCGGCGCGCGCAAGGTCGTCGCCTACTGCGTGCACCCGGTGCTCTCGGGCGCGGCGATCGGCAACATCGAGAACTCCCAGCTCGACCAGCTGGTGGTCACCAACACGCTGCCGCTGCGCCCCGAGGCGCAGAGTTGCGGCAAGATCCGCCAGCTCTCGGTCGCCGAGCTGCTGGCCGAGACCATTCGCCGCATCGCTTTCGGCGAGTCGGTGAGTTCGCTTTACGTGGATTGA
- a CDS encoding 50S ribosomal protein L25/general stress protein Ctc: MAQTHEIKAQSRNDEGKGASRRLRRAAMVPAVVYGANQPPQSIQIEHNTILLAAKNEWFFSSILDLNVDGKVQKVLVRDWQKHPFKQQMLHMDFLRVNENEAIRVNVPLHFLNQEKSPAGKTSGVVISHNLTEVEVSCLPGNLPEFIELDLVDLKPGDIVHLSQVKLPKGVSLSALSLGADHDIAVVTANAVKEEAEPAAEAAAAPEGEAKPAEKK, from the coding sequence ATGGCCCAGACTCATGAAATCAAGGCCCAGAGCCGCAACGACGAGGGGAAAGGTGCGAGCCGCCGCCTGCGTCGTGCCGCGATGGTGCCTGCCGTCGTCTACGGCGCGAACCAGCCGCCGCAGAGCATCCAGATCGAGCACAACACCATCCTGCTCGCCGCCAAGAACGAGTGGTTCTTCTCCTCGATCCTCGACCTGAACGTCGACGGCAAGGTGCAGAAGGTGCTGGTGCGCGACTGGCAGAAGCATCCGTTCAAGCAGCAGATGCTGCACATGGACTTCCTGCGCGTGAACGAGAACGAAGCGATCCGCGTGAACGTGCCGCTGCACTTCCTCAACCAGGAGAAGTCCCCGGCCGGCAAGACCTCCGGCGTGGTGATCTCGCACAACCTGACGGAAGTGGAAGTGTCCTGCCTGCCGGGCAACCTGCCGGAGTTCATCGAACTCGACCTGGTCGATCTCAAGCCCGGTGACATCGTGCACCTGTCGCAGGTCAAGCTGCCCAAGGGCGTGAGCCTGTCGGCGCTGAGCCTGGGCGCGGACCACGACATCGCCGTGGTCACCGCCAATGCGGTGAAGGAAGAGGCCGAGCCGGCCGCCGAGGCCGCCGCGGCGCCGGAAGGCGAAGCCAAGCCCGCCGAGAAGAAGTAA
- the pth gene encoding aminoacyl-tRNA hydrolase — translation MAGLKLIVGLGNPGAEYLRTRHNAGFWFVDALASGQGERFAFDGKLHGEACRVRIGGDSVWLLKPSTFMNKSGIAVASALRYYRIQADECLVAHDELDLPAGTVRMKFDGGHGGQNGLRDTIQHLGHGKFHRLRIGIGHPGHRDKVTPWVLGKPSAQDEDAILDGIARALDVLPLAVGGQFDKAMQQLHTQTGIGNRE, via the coding sequence ATGGCTGGACTCAAGCTCATCGTCGGCCTGGGCAACCCCGGCGCCGAATATCTCCGGACCCGGCACAATGCCGGGTTCTGGTTTGTGGACGCACTGGCTTCGGGCCAGGGCGAGCGTTTCGCCTTCGACGGCAAGCTGCACGGCGAAGCCTGCCGCGTGCGCATCGGCGGCGACAGCGTGTGGCTGCTCAAGCCCTCCACGTTCATGAACAAGAGCGGCATCGCGGTTGCCTCCGCGCTGCGCTACTACAGGATCCAGGCCGACGAGTGCCTGGTGGCGCACGACGAGCTGGATCTCCCGGCAGGCACCGTGCGGATGAAATTCGACGGCGGCCACGGTGGCCAGAACGGCCTGCGCGACACCATCCAGCATCTCGGCCACGGCAAGTTCCACCGCTTGCGCATCGGCATCGGCCACCCGGGCCACAGGGACAAGGTCACGCCCTGGGTGCTCGGCAAGCCTTCCGCGCAGGACGAGGACGCGATCCTCGACGGCATCGCCCGCGCACTCGACGTGCTGCCGCTGGCGGTCGGTGGGCAGTTCGACAAGGCGATGCAGCAGTTGCATACACAGACGGGAATAGGGAATCGGGAATAG
- the ychF gene encoding redox-regulated ATPase YchF has protein sequence MGIKCGIVGLPNVGKSTLFNALTKAGIAAANFPFCTIEPNVGVVPVPDERLNALAAIVNPQKVVPTAVEFVDIAGLVAGASKGEGLGNKFLAHIREVDAIAHVVRCFEHSDIVHVAGKVDPIADIETIDTELALADLDSVEKALNRAERAAKANDKEAMAKKPVLQKLAAALNEGRSARSVGLDEEERALVRDLFLLTLKPLMYIANVREDGFENNPHLDAVRTRAATEGAEVVPVCAAIEEEMAQLEDADRDEFLRDLGLDEPGLNRVIRAGYKLLNLQTYFTAGVKEVRAWTVKKGATAPQAAGVIHTDFERGFIRAETVSYDDFIQYKGEAGAAAAGRLRKEGKDYLVKDGDVLHFLFNV, from the coding sequence ATGGGCATCAAATGCGGCATCGTCGGCCTGCCCAACGTCGGCAAGTCCACCCTGTTCAATGCACTGACCAAGGCCGGCATCGCCGCGGCCAACTTCCCGTTCTGCACGATCGAGCCGAACGTGGGCGTGGTGCCAGTCCCGGATGAGCGCCTCAATGCGCTGGCCGCAATCGTCAATCCGCAGAAGGTGGTTCCCACCGCGGTCGAGTTCGTCGACATCGCCGGCCTGGTCGCCGGCGCGTCCAAGGGCGAGGGCCTGGGCAACAAGTTCCTGGCGCACATCCGCGAGGTCGACGCGATCGCCCATGTGGTGCGCTGCTTCGAGCACAGCGACATCGTGCACGTGGCCGGCAAGGTCGATCCGATCGCCGACATCGAGACGATCGATACCGAACTGGCGCTGGCCGATCTCGATTCGGTCGAGAAGGCGCTCAACCGCGCCGAGCGCGCGGCCAAGGCCAACGACAAGGAAGCGATGGCGAAGAAGCCGGTACTGCAGAAGCTTGCCGCGGCGCTGAACGAAGGCAGGTCGGCGCGCAGCGTCGGGCTGGACGAGGAGGAGCGCGCGCTGGTGCGCGACCTGTTCCTGCTCACGCTGAAGCCGCTGATGTACATCGCCAACGTGCGCGAGGACGGCTTCGAGAACAATCCGCACCTGGACGCCGTGCGCACGCGCGCCGCGACCGAGGGCGCCGAGGTGGTGCCGGTGTGCGCGGCGATCGAGGAGGAAATGGCCCAGCTGGAGGACGCCGACCGCGACGAGTTCCTCAGGGACCTGGGGCTGGACGAGCCGGGCCTGAACCGCGTCATCCGCGCCGGCTACAAGCTGCTCAATCTGCAGACCTACTTCACCGCCGGCGTCAAGGAAGTGCGCGCCTGGACGGTCAAGAAGGGCGCCACCGCCCCGCAGGCGGCCGGCGTGATCCACACCGATTTCGAGCGTGGCTTCATCCGCGCCGAGACCGTCTCCTACGATGACTTCATCCAGTACAAGGGCGAGGCCGGCGCCGCGGCGGCTGGCCGGCTGCGCAAGGAAGGCAAGGACTACCTCGTCAAGGACGGCGACGTCCTGCACTTCCTGTTCAACGTCTGA
- a CDS encoding DUF6491 family protein, giving the protein MKSLSLLLLLAIASPAAFAAGPSGSGLQYARCIQTDKINEWHVVDARTALVRTVPYRYVVHLKADCPRLGIGVPGFVLHASESGKAVGGGRICGEVGETVSARDQPACAISSVETIDTATFERMREHAARHGSGAELPPAG; this is encoded by the coding sequence ATGAAATCCCTGTCGCTCCTGCTGTTGCTCGCCATCGCAAGTCCCGCGGCCTTCGCCGCCGGCCCCTCCGGCAGCGGGCTGCAGTACGCCCGATGCATCCAGACCGACAAGATCAACGAGTGGCACGTCGTCGACGCACGCACCGCACTGGTGCGCACCGTCCCATACCGCTACGTGGTGCATCTGAAAGCCGATTGCCCGCGCCTGGGGATCGGCGTGCCGGGCTTCGTGCTCCATGCCAGCGAATCCGGCAAGGCGGTAGGCGGTGGTCGCATCTGCGGGGAGGTCGGCGAGACGGTCAGCGCCCGCGACCAGCCCGCATGCGCGATCTCCTCGGTGGAGACGATCGACACGGCGACGTTCGAGCGGATGCGCGAGCATGCCGCGCGCCATGGCAGCGGCGCGGAGCTGCCGCCTGCCGGATGA
- the egtB gene encoding ergothioneine biosynthesis protein EgtB — protein MTQLGPLAGDTLVQRYRRVRQQTLQLCAGLTAEDMMVQTMPDTSPTKWHLAHTTWFFEQFLLAQDPRYRPRNPAWQYLFNSYYQSVGPMHARPRRGLLSRPTLEEVLAYRRHVDEAVGAMLLRDDEPAPAAVIELGLQHEQQHQELLLTDILHAFWSNPLLPAYQQIEPAGPTASVPLQFLRGGEGVVEIGHAGEGFAFDNETPRHRSLLASHALANRLVTNGEYAAFVHDGGYREPSLWLSDGWATVQNEGWQRPLYWQPDLASAFSLAGVQALDPAAPVCHLSYYEADAFARWAGARLPTEPEWEAAASTLPVRGNLLDGVPRLPQAADGTGLLQMYGDAWEWTASPYVAYPGFRPLPGALGEYNGKFMCGQWVLRGGSCATPVGHVRASYRNFFPPQARWQFAGLRLAKDR, from the coding sequence ATGACGCAGCTGGGCCCCCTCGCCGGCGACACGCTCGTACAGCGCTACCGGCGGGTCCGCCAGCAGACCCTGCAATTGTGTGCGGGGCTGACGGCAGAGGACATGATGGTCCAGACCATGCCCGACACGAGCCCGACGAAGTGGCACCTGGCGCACACCACCTGGTTCTTCGAACAGTTCTTGCTCGCGCAGGATCCTCGATACCGCCCGCGCAATCCGGCCTGGCAGTACCTGTTCAATTCCTACTACCAGAGCGTCGGTCCGATGCACGCGCGGCCGCGGCGTGGTCTGCTCTCGCGTCCCACGCTGGAGGAAGTGCTGGCCTACCGCCGCCACGTGGACGAGGCGGTGGGCGCAATGTTGCTCCGCGACGACGAGCCGGCCCCCGCCGCCGTGATCGAGCTCGGCCTGCAGCACGAGCAACAGCATCAGGAATTGCTGCTCACCGACATCCTGCATGCCTTCTGGAGCAATCCTTTGTTGCCGGCCTACCAGCAGATCGAGCCGGCGGGGCCCACGGCATCGGTTCCCCTGCAATTCCTGCGCGGCGGTGAAGGCGTGGTCGAGATCGGCCACGCGGGCGAGGGCTTCGCCTTCGACAACGAAACCCCGCGCCACCGCAGCCTGCTCGCGTCACACGCGCTGGCCAACCGCCTGGTCACCAACGGGGAATACGCGGCGTTCGTGCACGACGGCGGCTACCGCGAACCGTCCTTGTGGCTGTCCGACGGCTGGGCAACCGTGCAGAACGAAGGCTGGCAGCGGCCGCTCTACTGGCAGCCGGACCTGGCCAGCGCTTTCTCGCTCGCCGGTGTGCAAGCGCTGGACCCGGCCGCGCCGGTGTGCCACCTGAGTTACTACGAAGCCGATGCCTTCGCCCGCTGGGCCGGCGCGCGGCTGCCTACCGAGCCCGAGTGGGAAGCTGCCGCGTCCACGCTGCCGGTCCGGGGCAACCTGCTCGACGGTGTACCGCGACTGCCGCAGGCGGCCGATGGCACCGGACTGCTGCAGATGTACGGTGATGCCTGGGAATGGACCGCCTCGCCCTACGTGGCCTATCCGGGCTTTCGCCCACTGCCGGGCGCCCTGGGCGAATACAACGGCAAGTTCATGTGCGGCCAGTGGGTGCTGCGCGGCGGTTCGTGCGCCACCCCGGTCGGCCACGTGCGCGCGAGCTATCGCAACTTCTTCCCTCCGCAGGCGCGCTGGCAGTTCGCCGGGCTGCGCCTGGCCAAGGACCGATAA
- the egtD gene encoding L-histidine N(alpha)-methyltransferase codes for MNTRAFDLSADGRTPPASELLETVRRGLRAQPKRLLSWLFYDAEGSALFERICEQPEYYLTRCETALMQQHAASIADTLGVDVRLVEYGSGSAAKTSLLLEHMAAPVSYVPVEISPEPLQQSVQRLGKHFPQLPVQPLCADFTRSLRLPIPPRAPRRTVVYFPGSTIGNFDTREAIALLRKMRAEMGDNGGILIGADLKKDTALIEAAYNDAAGVTAKFTLNMLARLNRELGSDFDLAAFRHRAHYNALAGRIETSLVSQREQKVRVGRGQIAFGRDEAIRVEVSCKYSLEDFDVLAGKAGLEVLRVWLDPEHMFSLQYLVRAGSVAR; via the coding sequence ATGAACACCCGTGCCTTCGATCTGTCCGCCGACGGACGCACTCCGCCCGCCAGCGAACTGCTGGAGACCGTCCGCCGCGGGCTGCGCGCGCAGCCCAAGCGCTTGCTTTCGTGGCTCTTCTACGACGCGGAGGGATCGGCGCTGTTCGAACGCATCTGCGAGCAGCCCGAGTACTACCTCACCCGTTGCGAAACGGCATTGATGCAGCAACATGCCGCCAGCATCGCCGATACGCTGGGCGTGGACGTGCGCCTGGTCGAGTACGGCAGCGGCAGCGCAGCCAAGACGAGCCTGCTGCTCGAGCACATGGCCGCGCCGGTGAGCTACGTGCCGGTGGAAATCTCTCCCGAGCCATTGCAGCAGAGCGTGCAGCGGCTGGGCAAACACTTCCCGCAGTTGCCGGTGCAGCCGCTGTGCGCCGACTTCACCCGTTCGTTGCGCCTGCCGATCCCGCCGCGCGCGCCGCGACGGACGGTCGTGTATTTCCCCGGGTCGACCATCGGCAACTTCGACACGCGCGAAGCGATCGCGCTGCTGCGCAAGATGCGCGCGGAGATGGGCGACAACGGCGGCATCCTGATCGGCGCGGACCTGAAGAAGGACACCGCCCTCATCGAGGCGGCCTACAACGATGCCGCGGGGGTCACGGCGAAGTTCACCCTGAACATGCTCGCCCGCCTCAACCGCGAGCTGGGCAGTGATTTCGATCTCGCCGCGTTCCGCCATCGCGCGCACTACAACGCCTTGGCCGGCCGCATCGAAACCAGTCTGGTCAGCCAGCGCGAGCAGAAGGTGCGCGTGGGCCGTGGTCAGATCGCGTTCGGCAGGGACGAGGCGATCCGCGTGGAGGTCAGCTGCAAGTACTCACTTGAGGATTTCGACGTCCTCGCGGGCAAGGCGGGCCTGGAAGTACTGCGCGTGTGGCTGGATCCCGAGCACATGTTCAGCTTGCAGTACCTGGTGCGCGCGGGCTCGGTCGCGCGCTAG
- a CDS encoding class I SAM-dependent methyltransferase, whose protein sequence is MAATVATAPAPQLDALFLPVASGELRLPEDGRVLFLRARDSAPLRRFARSGWSCEQTFRPFADELRRAGLPVGEPARDDRFALVLLLPPRQRDEARALFARAARHLQPGGTVLAAVPNAEGAKSAEADVARLFGTVRSVSKHKCRVFWANAGDALDAALLAEWKALDAPRRIAGGYLSRPGLFAWDRVDTASALLAAHLPADLHGRAADLGAGYGYLAAQLIARCAGVTAVDLYEAEKRALEAARVNVAEAVTASGREVDVEAHWHDVTTGLPRRYDAIVSNPPFHQGRADLPELGRAFIDAAADALLPHGRLWLVANRHLPYEATLAARFAQVRAVTMRDGFKVIEAVRA, encoded by the coding sequence ATGGCAGCCACCGTCGCCACTGCGCCCGCCCCCCAACTGGACGCCTTGTTCCTGCCTGTCGCCAGCGGCGAGCTCCGGTTGCCCGAGGATGGCCGGGTACTCTTCCTGCGTGCCCGCGACAGTGCGCCGCTGCGCAGGTTCGCCCGCTCCGGCTGGTCTTGCGAGCAAACCTTCCGGCCCTTTGCCGATGAACTCCGGCGCGCGGGCCTGCCCGTCGGTGAGCCGGCGCGGGACGACCGCTTCGCGCTGGTTCTCCTGCTGCCACCGCGCCAGCGCGACGAGGCCCGCGCCTTGTTCGCCCGCGCCGCTCGGCACCTGCAGCCCGGTGGCACCGTGCTGGCGGCGGTGCCCAACGCCGAAGGCGCGAAGTCGGCCGAAGCGGATGTCGCGCGCCTGTTCGGCACGGTGCGCAGCGTGTCCAAGCACAAGTGCCGCGTGTTCTGGGCGAACGCCGGCGATGCGCTGGATGCAGCACTGCTGGCCGAATGGAAAGCACTCGACGCGCCGCGCCGGATCGCCGGTGGCTACCTGAGTCGTCCGGGGCTGTTCGCCTGGGACCGCGTCGATACGGCCTCGGCCCTGCTCGCGGCACACCTCCCGGCAGACCTGCATGGTCGCGCCGCCGACCTGGGTGCGGGCTACGGCTATCTCGCCGCGCAGTTGATCGCGCGCTGCGCCGGCGTGACCGCGGTGGATCTGTACGAAGCCGAGAAGCGCGCGCTGGAGGCAGCACGCGTCAATGTGGCCGAGGCCGTTACTGCCAGCGGTCGCGAGGTCGACGTGGAAGCCCACTGGCACGACGTCACCACCGGCCTGCCGCGCCGTTACGACGCGATCGTGAGCAACCCGCCGTTCCACCAGGGGCGTGCAGACTTGCCCGAACTCGGGCGCGCCTTCATCGACGCGGCGGCCGACGCGTTGCTGCCGCATGGCCGCCTGTGGCTGGTGGCCAACCGGCACCTGCCGTACGAGGCCACGCTGGCCGCGCGCTTCGCGCAGGTGCGCGCGGTGACCATGCGGGACGGCTTCAAGGTAATCGAGGCGGTGCGCGCGTGA
- a CDS encoding pseudouridine synthase — MKLVRLIANLGYGNRKEVTRLFREGRVTDPAGEVLYADDRAVHAEIRIDGEPLDPPTGLVLLMHKPTGYTCSRKDAGRLVYDLLPPRWRRRDPALSTVGRLDRDTSGLLLLTDDGALLHRIISPRANVAKVYEATLARDLHGGEGELFESGTLMLESETTPLAPAHLQVLEPRRARLTVTEGRYHQVRRMFAAAGNHVETLERVAIGRLTLDGLASGAWRALAAEEVARVFEPPPLP; from the coding sequence GTGAAGCTGGTCCGCCTGATCGCCAACCTCGGCTACGGCAACCGCAAGGAGGTGACCCGGCTGTTCCGCGAGGGACGCGTCACCGACCCGGCGGGCGAGGTGCTCTACGCCGACGACAGGGCCGTACACGCGGAGATCCGCATCGACGGCGAGCCGCTCGATCCGCCCACCGGGCTGGTCCTGCTGATGCACAAGCCGACCGGCTATACCTGCTCGCGCAAGGACGCCGGCCGCCTGGTCTACGACCTGCTGCCACCGCGCTGGCGGCGGCGTGATCCGGCCCTGTCCACGGTCGGCCGGCTCGACCGGGACACGTCGGGGCTGTTGCTGCTGACCGACGACGGCGCGCTGCTGCACCGGATCATTTCGCCCAGGGCCAACGTGGCGAAGGTCTACGAGGCGACCCTTGCCCGCGACCTGCACGGCGGCGAAGGCGAACTGTTCGAAAGCGGCACGCTGATGCTCGAATCGGAGACCACGCCACTTGCCCCCGCGCACCTGCAGGTGCTCGAACCGCGTCGCGCGCGGCTGACCGTGACCGAGGGGCGTTACCACCAGGTGCGGCGCATGTTCGCCGCGGCGGGCAACCACGTGGAAACGCTCGAGCGCGTGGCGATCGGGCGGCTTACGCTCGACGGGCTCGCCTCGGGCGCCTGGCGCGCGTTGGCGGCGGAGGAGGTTGCGAGGGTCTTCGAGCCGCCGCCGCTTCCGTAG
- a CDS encoding YkgJ family cysteine cluster protein, translating to MNDDFENDRYAADVDPSVQCTACEAVCCRLTVVLMPDDDVPDWLVTHDDHGLATLAKGEDGWCAAVDPDTSRCTIYERRPAICRKYTMGSPGCRDERRKWYGPSIPTPVKLL from the coding sequence GTGAACGACGACTTCGAGAACGACCGCTACGCCGCGGATGTGGACCCGTCCGTGCAATGCACGGCCTGCGAAGCGGTGTGTTGCCGCCTGACCGTGGTGCTGATGCCGGACGACGACGTGCCCGACTGGCTGGTGACGCACGACGACCACGGACTGGCGACCCTCGCCAAGGGTGAGGACGGCTGGTGTGCGGCGGTCGACCCCGACACCTCGCGCTGCACGATCTACGAGCGACGCCCGGCCATCTGCCGCAAGTACACCATGGGCAGTCCCGGTTGCCGGGACGAACGGCGCAAGTGGTATGGCCCGTCCATTCCAACGCCGGTGAAGCTCCTGTAG